A single window of Myxocyprinus asiaticus isolate MX2 ecotype Aquarium Trade chromosome 34, UBuf_Myxa_2, whole genome shotgun sequence DNA harbors:
- the LOC127425129 gene encoding protein LYRIC-like isoform X1: MDQDWRILATQRAEYVSDRLRGLMSSGLEFLQAELGVDLGIRPKEFPSWVILSVALSVVTVLVMVAACGRRKRRATPVTATVSPSTTTETQIKSSVPPKTVKSEPRKKNKKKAADKQKAQANGQTVAEEEIKVHEEKKKTTPPTPVQPPPADMKAKKNKKKPKPEVKSTQAVSSTDGKEPDEAGAWETKVSNREKRQQRKKEKGPEDSSGSPEAGDRASRKVEQPVVAAATGTKKNKESSRAKAGKTDAIIPPVTSNWNDANSVNGEGWTEVPVKAQTQMNTLNKEKWSVGRRTPGHKNRDNSSQKQESEGPWTGLDGRIKAEPNPVNFTMLGLNTPGGKTGTQTKIEMGQWENVTAVDNEWSSFNTGSDWDAPTEIWGNYEEPKVEAPAPKETPVSKPLGESNDDKDKADPAGSSKSKRRKKKKIPEEESSATEGTQESSAPAEKIVTVKSNITCVPKEEVSKLNVPPLSSQKKSDQNWEPPKQVQKKKARRET; encoded by the exons ATGGACCAGGACTGGCGAATTTTAGCCACCCAACGAGCGGAATACGTGTCCGACCGTCTCCGCGGGCTGATGTCCTCCGGCCTGGAATTCCTCCAGGCCGAGCTGGGGGTAGATCTGGGCATCCGGCCGAAGGAGTTTCCGTCGTGGGTGATTCTGAGCGTGGCGCTGAGCGTTGTGACAGTGCTGGTTATGGTCGCGGCCTGTGGTCGGAGGAAGCGCCGAGCGACCCCCGTCACTGCTACCGTGAGTCCCAGCACCACAACCGAGACCCAGATCAAATCCTCCGTGCCACCCAAGACTGTGAAGAGCGAACCGAGgaagaagaacaaaaagaaagccGCTGACAAG CAAAAGGCCCAGGCGAATGGACAGACAGTGGCCGAGGAGGAAATCAAAGTCCATGAGGAGAAGAAGAAAACAACACCACCGACACCAGTACAGCCACCACCTGCTGATATGAAG GCCAAGAAAAACAAGAAGAAACCAAAACCAGAGGTAAAGTCAACCCAAGCTGTTTCCTCCACCGATGGCAAGGAACCTGATGAAG CAGGTGCTTGGGAAACCAAGGTCAGTAATCGAGAAAAACGTCAGCAGCGCAAAAAGGAGAAAGGTCCTGAAGACAGCTCTGGGAGCCCTGAAGCTGGTGATCGTGCCAGCCGGAAGGTGGAGCAACCAGTGGTTGCAGCAGCAACGGGCACCAAGAAAAACAAAG AATCGTCACGTGCCAAGGCCGGAAAAACTGATGCCATCATACCCCCag TGACATCAAACTGGAATGATGCAAACTCTGTAAATGGTGAAGGGTGGACAGAAGTGCCAGTGAAGGCCCAAACCCAAATGAATACTTTAAACAAGGAGAAGTGGTCTGTTGGTAGAAGGACCCCTGGGCACAAGAACCGTGATAACTCCTCCCAGAAACAAGAATCGGAGG GGCCATGGACTGGTTTGGATGGTAGAATTAAAGCAGAACCGAACCCAGTAAACTTTACAATGCTTGGATTGAACACACCGG GTGGAAAGACTGGGACTCAAACTAAAATTGAAATGGGGCAATGGGAAAATGTCACTGCTGTTGACAATGAGTGGTCCAGCTTCA ACACAGGTTCAGACTGGGACGCTCCAACTGAGATATGGGGAAATTATGAGGAACCCAAAGTAGAAGCTCCTGCACCGAAAGAGACTCCAGTCTCTAAGCCGCTTGGG GAATCAAACGATGACAAGGACAAGGCAGATCCTGCTGGAAGTTCTAAAtccaaaagaagaaagaaaaagaagataCCAGAGGAAGAAAGTTCAGCCACTGAG GGGACCCAAGAGAGTTCTGCTCCTGCGGAGAAGATTGTGACTGTCAAGTCCAATATTACTTGTGTGCCAAAGGAGGAGGTATCCAAGCTAAATGTCCCTCCACTGTCTTCgcaaa AGAAATCTGATCAGAATTGGGAACCACCGAAGCAAGTTCAGAAGAAAAAGGCCCGGAGGGAAACATGA
- the LOC127425129 gene encoding protein LYRIC-like isoform X2, whose protein sequence is MDQDWRILATQRAEYVSDRLRGLMSSGLEFLQAELGVDLGIRPKEFPSWVILSVALSVVTVLVMVAACGRRKRRATPVTATVSPSTTTETQIKSSVPPKTVKSEPRKKNKKKAADKQKAQANGQTVAEEEIKVHEEKKKTTPPTPVQPPPADMKAKKNKKKPKPEVKSTQAVSSTDGKEPDEGAWETKVSNREKRQQRKKEKGPEDSSGSPEAGDRASRKVEQPVVAAATGTKKNKESSRAKAGKTDAIIPPVTSNWNDANSVNGEGWTEVPVKAQTQMNTLNKEKWSVGRRTPGHKNRDNSSQKQESEGPWTGLDGRIKAEPNPVNFTMLGLNTPGGKTGTQTKIEMGQWENVTAVDNEWSSFNTGSDWDAPTEIWGNYEEPKVEAPAPKETPVSKPLGESNDDKDKADPAGSSKSKRRKKKKIPEEESSATEGTQESSAPAEKIVTVKSNITCVPKEEVSKLNVPPLSSQKKSDQNWEPPKQVQKKKARRET, encoded by the exons ATGGACCAGGACTGGCGAATTTTAGCCACCCAACGAGCGGAATACGTGTCCGACCGTCTCCGCGGGCTGATGTCCTCCGGCCTGGAATTCCTCCAGGCCGAGCTGGGGGTAGATCTGGGCATCCGGCCGAAGGAGTTTCCGTCGTGGGTGATTCTGAGCGTGGCGCTGAGCGTTGTGACAGTGCTGGTTATGGTCGCGGCCTGTGGTCGGAGGAAGCGCCGAGCGACCCCCGTCACTGCTACCGTGAGTCCCAGCACCACAACCGAGACCCAGATCAAATCCTCCGTGCCACCCAAGACTGTGAAGAGCGAACCGAGgaagaagaacaaaaagaaagccGCTGACAAG CAAAAGGCCCAGGCGAATGGACAGACAGTGGCCGAGGAGGAAATCAAAGTCCATGAGGAGAAGAAGAAAACAACACCACCGACACCAGTACAGCCACCACCTGCTGATATGAAG GCCAAGAAAAACAAGAAGAAACCAAAACCAGAGGTAAAGTCAACCCAAGCTGTTTCCTCCACCGATGGCAAGGAACCTGATGAAG GTGCTTGGGAAACCAAGGTCAGTAATCGAGAAAAACGTCAGCAGCGCAAAAAGGAGAAAGGTCCTGAAGACAGCTCTGGGAGCCCTGAAGCTGGTGATCGTGCCAGCCGGAAGGTGGAGCAACCAGTGGTTGCAGCAGCAACGGGCACCAAGAAAAACAAAG AATCGTCACGTGCCAAGGCCGGAAAAACTGATGCCATCATACCCCCag TGACATCAAACTGGAATGATGCAAACTCTGTAAATGGTGAAGGGTGGACAGAAGTGCCAGTGAAGGCCCAAACCCAAATGAATACTTTAAACAAGGAGAAGTGGTCTGTTGGTAGAAGGACCCCTGGGCACAAGAACCGTGATAACTCCTCCCAGAAACAAGAATCGGAGG GGCCATGGACTGGTTTGGATGGTAGAATTAAAGCAGAACCGAACCCAGTAAACTTTACAATGCTTGGATTGAACACACCGG GTGGAAAGACTGGGACTCAAACTAAAATTGAAATGGGGCAATGGGAAAATGTCACTGCTGTTGACAATGAGTGGTCCAGCTTCA ACACAGGTTCAGACTGGGACGCTCCAACTGAGATATGGGGAAATTATGAGGAACCCAAAGTAGAAGCTCCTGCACCGAAAGAGACTCCAGTCTCTAAGCCGCTTGGG GAATCAAACGATGACAAGGACAAGGCAGATCCTGCTGGAAGTTCTAAAtccaaaagaagaaagaaaaagaagataCCAGAGGAAGAAAGTTCAGCCACTGAG GGGACCCAAGAGAGTTCTGCTCCTGCGGAGAAGATTGTGACTGTCAAGTCCAATATTACTTGTGTGCCAAAGGAGGAGGTATCCAAGCTAAATGTCCCTCCACTGTCTTCgcaaa AGAAATCTGATCAGAATTGGGAACCACCGAAGCAAGTTCAGAAGAAAAAGGCCCGGAGGGAAACATGA
- the LOC127425130 gene encoding ribonucleoside-diphosphate reductase subunit M2 B-like, whose amino-acid sequence MNSSMSKTPTDIMQYQNGHKDVDLSSTEDEPLLKENPKRFVIFPIQYPDIWKMYKQAQASFWTVEEVDLSKDLVHWDNLKPEEKHFISHVLAFFAASDGIVNENLVQRFSQEVQLPEARSFYGFQILIENVHSEMYGMLINTYIRDLKERDYLFNAIQTMPCVRQKADWALQWISDTNSTFGERLVAFAAVEGIFFSGSFAAIYWLKKRGLMPGLTYSNELISRDEGLHCNFACLMYSYLVKKPSSDRVKDIITKAVSIEQEFLTEALPVNLIGMNCTLMKQYIEFVADRLLTDLGLPKVYQSENPFDFMESISLEGKTNFFEKQVAEYQRLGVMSNMMDCEFTLDADF is encoded by the exons ATGAACTCCAGTATGAGCAAAACTCCGACTGACATTATGCAATATCAG AATGGGCACAAGGATGTTGACCTCAGCAGTACCGAAGACGAGCCCCTTCTCAAAGAAAACCCAAAGCGATTCGTCATCTTTCCTATTCAGTATCCAGACATCTGGAAAATGTACAAACAAGCTCAGGCCTCATTCTGGACAGTTGAGGAG gTGGATTTATCTAAGGACTTGGTACACTGGGACAACCTGAAGCCTGAAGAAAAACACTTTATATCCCATGTATTGGCTTTCTTTGCTGCAAGTGATGGGATTGTCAATGAGAACCTG GTGCAGAGGTTCAGTCAAGAAGTGCAGCTTCCAGAGGCTCGATCCTTTTATGGGTTTCAGATCCTTATTGAAAATGTGCACTCTGAAATGTACGGCATGCTCATCAACACCTATATAAGGGATTTAAAAGAGAG GGACTATTTGTTTAATGCAATCCAAACCATGCCTTGTGTAAGACAGAAAGCAGACTGGGCCTTACAGTGGATCTCTGACACAAACTCTACATTTG gagAGAGATTAGTAGCATTTGCAGCAGTGGAAGGCATCTTCTTTTCTGGATCATTTGCTGCCATCTACTGGTTAAAGAAAAGAGGTTTAATGCCTGGGCTCACCTACTCGAATGAGCTCATCAGCAGAGATGAG GGTCTGCACTGTAATTTTGCATGTCTAATGTACAGCTATTTGGTGAAAAAACCTTCTTCTGACAGAGTGAAGGACATCATTACAAAAGCTGTGAGCATTGAACAG GAGTTTCTCACAGAAGCCTTACCAGTCAACTTGATTGGGATGAACTGCACTCTCATGAAGCAATACATTGAATTTGTGGCTGACAGGTTGCTAACAGATTTGGGTTTGCCAAAG GTTTACCAATCAGAAAACCCCTTCGACTTCATGGAGTCAATTTCATTGGAGGGGAAAACAAACTTCTTCGAGAAGCAAGTGGCCGAATACCAGCGACTTGGAGTGATGTCAAACATGATGGACTGTGAATTCACTCTTGATGCAGATTTCTAA
- the LOC127424952 gene encoding antizyme inhibitor 1-like isoform X1: protein MKGFVDAPNYIIEVIEGGRTIEDVVDSHIYEQNLAEKNAFVVANLGALMRQHVLWKTTNPLIRPFYPVSCNGSPVVIEVLSALGVGFVCANKAETTLVLDHNVPPENIILSGVCKQLSLIKHAAKNGINYLVCENEVELRKIARAHPEAKLLLQVFTEAQVEEVSVTIGCSLKGCKHLLEMAKELSVDVVGVTFQVPVSCRDPQAYTHALSDARCIFDMGKELGFDMKILDIGGGFSGTEFQLKQIHSNVRPLLEAYFPSVSGVNVIAEPGNFYVYSSFTLAVNVIGKKAVYQDLHDELTLNDEPEFLYYMNDGVYGSFVGKLFGNIITAPSVPKMSLTLDKPVFPSSLWGPSCDALDQVVEHCLLPELSVGDWLIFSNIGASGQEGPATLSDTDQPPVYYTISTDDWFEMQEAGIALDDTMKNLSLVQYGL from the exons ATGAAAGGATTCGTTGATGCACCAAACTACATAATTGAAGTAATTGAGGGAGGAAGGACCATTGAAGATGTCGtcgacagccacatctatgaacAAAATCTG GCTGAAAAGAATGCATTTGTTGTGGCCAACCTTGGGGCCCTAATGCGACAGCATGTTCTGTGGAAGACTACCAATCCCCTCATTCGACCCTTCTACCCAGTCAGTTGTAACGGCAGCCCTGTAGTCATTGAAGTCCTGTCTGCACTTGGTGTTGGTTTTGTCTGTGCAAATAAG GCTGAAACCACCTTGGTACTCGATCATAATGTCCCTCCTGAGAATATCATCCTGTCTGGAGTTTGCAAGCAGCTCTCACTCATTAAACATGCGGCCAAGAATGGCATTAACTATCTGGTATGTGAAAATGAGGTAGAGCTTCGCAAAATTGCCCGCGCCCATCCTGAAGCCAA GCTTTTGTTGCAAGTGTTTACTGAAGCACAGGTGGAAGAGGTAAGTGTGACCATTGGTTGCTCCCTGAAGGGCTGCAAGCACCTTTTGGAAATGGCCAAGGAGTTGAGCGTAGATGTGGTTGGAGTCAC GTTCCAGGTACCGGTTTCATGCAGAGATCCCCAGGCGTACACCCATGCACTGTCAGACGCTCGCTGCATCTTTGACATGGGG AAGGAACTAGGCTTCGACATGAAGATCCTGGATATTGGTGGTGGATTCAGTGGTACTGAGTTTCAGTTGAAACAg aTACATTCTAATGTCAGACCACTCCTGGAGGCCTATTTCCCCTCTGTGTCTGGAGTGAACGTGATTGCTGAACCAGGAAATTTCTATGTGTATTCCTCCTTCACCCTGGCTGTCAATGTTATTGGCAAGAAAGCAGTATACCAGGACCTTCATG ATGAGCTGACCCTAAATGACGAGCCAGAATTTCTGTATTATATGAATGATGGTGTTTATGGATCTTTTGTGGGGAAGTTGTTTGGAAATATAATCACAGCACCCTCTGTGCCCAAG atgTCACTCACACTAGACAAGCCAGTGTTCCCTAGCAGTTTGTGGGGTCCTTCATGTGACGCTCTGGACCAGGTGGTGGAGCATTGTCTCCTCCCGGAGCTCTCCGTTGGGGACTGGCTCATTTTCAGCAACATAGGTGCCAGCGGTCAGGAGGGGCCAGCAACCCTCAGTGACACAGACCAACCACCTGTGTATTACACCATCTCCACAGATGACTG GTTTGAAATGCAGGAGGCTGGGATTGCTCTTGACGACACCATGAAAAACTTGTCATTGGTCCAGTATGGCTTGTAA
- the LOC127424952 gene encoding antizyme inhibitor 1-like isoform X2, with translation MKGFVDAPNYIIEVIEGGRTIEDVVDSHIYEQNLAEKNAFVVANLGALMRQHVLWKTTNPLIRPFYPVSCNGSPVVIEVLSALGVGFVCANKAETTLVLDHNVPPENIILSGVCKQLSLIKHAAKNGINYLVCENEVELRKIARAHPEAKLLLQVFTEAQVEEVSVTIGCSLKGCKHLLEMAKELSVDVVGVTFQVPVSCRDPQAYTHALSDARCIFDMGKELGFDMKILDIGGGFSGTEFQLKQIHSNVRPLLEAYFPSVSGVNVIAEPGNFYVYSSFTLAVNVIGKKAVYQDLHDELTLNDEPEFLYYMNDGVYGSFVGKLFGNIITAPSVPKVDIVLFFFFPDVTHTRQASVP, from the exons ATGAAAGGATTCGTTGATGCACCAAACTACATAATTGAAGTAATTGAGGGAGGAAGGACCATTGAAGATGTCGtcgacagccacatctatgaacAAAATCTG GCTGAAAAGAATGCATTTGTTGTGGCCAACCTTGGGGCCCTAATGCGACAGCATGTTCTGTGGAAGACTACCAATCCCCTCATTCGACCCTTCTACCCAGTCAGTTGTAACGGCAGCCCTGTAGTCATTGAAGTCCTGTCTGCACTTGGTGTTGGTTTTGTCTGTGCAAATAAG GCTGAAACCACCTTGGTACTCGATCATAATGTCCCTCCTGAGAATATCATCCTGTCTGGAGTTTGCAAGCAGCTCTCACTCATTAAACATGCGGCCAAGAATGGCATTAACTATCTGGTATGTGAAAATGAGGTAGAGCTTCGCAAAATTGCCCGCGCCCATCCTGAAGCCAA GCTTTTGTTGCAAGTGTTTACTGAAGCACAGGTGGAAGAGGTAAGTGTGACCATTGGTTGCTCCCTGAAGGGCTGCAAGCACCTTTTGGAAATGGCCAAGGAGTTGAGCGTAGATGTGGTTGGAGTCAC GTTCCAGGTACCGGTTTCATGCAGAGATCCCCAGGCGTACACCCATGCACTGTCAGACGCTCGCTGCATCTTTGACATGGGG AAGGAACTAGGCTTCGACATGAAGATCCTGGATATTGGTGGTGGATTCAGTGGTACTGAGTTTCAGTTGAAACAg aTACATTCTAATGTCAGACCACTCCTGGAGGCCTATTTCCCCTCTGTGTCTGGAGTGAACGTGATTGCTGAACCAGGAAATTTCTATGTGTATTCCTCCTTCACCCTGGCTGTCAATGTTATTGGCAAGAAAGCAGTATACCAGGACCTTCATG ATGAGCTGACCCTAAATGACGAGCCAGAATTTCTGTATTATATGAATGATGGTGTTTATGGATCTTTTGTGGGGAAGTTGTTTGGAAATATAATCACAGCACCCTCTGTGCCCAAG GTggatattgtgctttttttttttttcccagatgTCACTCACACTAGACAAGCCAGTGTTCCCTAG